Proteins encoded together in one Anopheles darlingi chromosome 3, idAnoDarlMG_H_01, whole genome shotgun sequence window:
- the LOC125953926 gene encoding DNA-directed RNA polymerase I subunit RPA1 has protein sequence MTIINLDPTNLEFSVFTAEDIRKISVAKITLARSFDELGHPLRGGLYDPAMGPSNRGEICFTCARDELHCEGHFGHIEIDLSVYNPFFVRTLYNLLRISCMSCTRLLIHDNVKALLELQLRLSDAGYIVEAEELDVYKAKMQAFPTEPIPTEELNQYEEQLRNEPYNKLGDTKLSTAIRSAIVNNTLKECVLKKCIHCQAAVQKVRMSDGKLSINWTKGDKKAFLVQKLNTTDVPEDQLTSSIEVMIARDCKMYLRRLFDMEGPTLQLLFPMIRKMSRDQPFPTDIFFMDVVPVSPPKMRPVRRTERGTVVEHSQSAILNHILLANSTVRAILMWNEAQAKRSQEGAEEDQSEEAQLSTAMRVIDMVKGETTYEKLYHSWITLQTNVDQLLDAQTRNAKNAAVAPPGLKQVIEKKMGIIRMHMMGKRVNYAARTVITPDPNIGVEEIGIPKLFAKKLTYPVPVTPWNVAELRQWVLNGPDVYPGANLIEDSNGRVSKISSFNVTQRQSMAKTLLTPSTDGSADDSIKIVHRHLQNGDILLLNRQPTLHRPSIMAHRAKILPGEKIFRLHYSNCKSYNADFDGDEMNAHLPQNEVARSEAYELVAVPHQYLVPKDGTPLGGLIQDHIVSAVKLFIRGKFFNREDYQQLVFQALSNQKGDIELLPPSILKPVRLWSGKQIISTIVKNLTPKGLPHINMIGKSKLNEKHWRVLPSRPWQHGGTPLEGSELSESEVCIRQGELLCGILDKNHFGATPYGLIHCMYELYGGVCSSALLSSLSRLFTYYLQWEGFTLGVHDILVQAKANRKRSKIIAECRAVAGVEATAAALELPADTPPEELAKRLTEAYAKNPKFRSILDRKYKSVLDKYTNQINNVCLPQGLISKFPANNLQLMVQSGAKGSTVNTMQISCLLGQIELEGKRPPLMMSGRSLPSFAYYETSPKSGGFIDGRFMTGIQPQDFFFHCMAGREGLIDTAVKTSRSGYLQRCLVKHLEGLSVQYDMTVRDSDGSVVQFMYGEDGLDIAKAQFVGNGKQLSFLDLNRDVIVRKELQERLANAEYEDPLHAALKKHMKRMKRWKKANGGTKAMTQKRRTSAFVAFSAAKTDEVRKEMAKPDKLKSSSGRTKLTEKLAKRWVKCDPAIKREFVKQTEHCPDPLPAVYRPDAHFGVLSERLEELVHSYKRTERPLHDIDELMQIKGSFSLVAPGEPVGILAAQSVGEPSTQMTLNTFHFAGRGDMNVTLGIPRLREILMLASSNIKTPSMEIPFLPHRKPERLKAIAEKLRKSLNRVTVADVLENIHIKSRLVLRPTRGMKHVIRFNFLPPDAYSHDYRVTPQEILRHMSRRFFTAMFREIRKAEMSKNVLIEEEVVTKTRSKNTGGDDENEEGMRMDDPEADGDGVRSGRGGKKNDVDSDSDDSDAAGDDADASESKIKGKKSDEHGYDDDEGIGADNEDDNGAGGGVNSDDSDLDASDNEQEGMQASAKSAAPSTLEADIDDVEEGADLFGPQQPSEVKERQGMMTEAEEVAHARRSNEQVTMYTYDQKEYRWCQLELHMPLKLKEVDFSKIFHEIAAKSVVWEVPRIKRAITYMQNDRLYLKTDGINISAMAKHAKLLDLNRLYMNDIHGMAARYGIEAASRVIVKEIQNVFSVYGITIDPRHLLLIADYMTSDGKFQAMSRTGMANSASPLQQMSFESSLKFLKSAMLKGMCDRLESPSSRLMVGQPCKSGTGAFTLYSSALKQSSGA, from the exons AGATGCAGGCGTTCCCCACAGAGCCTATCCCGACCGAGGAGCTAAACCAGTACGAGGAACAACTGCGCAACGAACCGTACAACAAGCTCGGAGACACCAAGCTGTCCACCGCGATCCGGTCGGCGATCGTGAACAACACGCTCAAGGAGTGCGTCCTAAAGAAGTGCATCCACTGTCAGGCGGCGGTACAGAAGGTACGCATGTCGGACGGGAAGCTGTCCATTAACTGGACGAAGGGAGACAAAAAGGCGTTTCT CGTTCAGAAACTGAACACCACAGATGTGCCTGAAGATCAGCTGACCTCCTCGATCGAAGTGATGATCGCCCGCGATTGTAAGATGTACCTTCGACGGTTATTCGACATGGAGGGACCGACGTTACAGCTACTATTCCCGATGATACGCAAAATGAGCCGCGATCAGCCATTCCCGACCGATATCTTTTTCATGGATGTGGTGCCGGTATCACCACCGAAAATGCGGCCGGTTCGCCGTACAGAGCGCGGTACTGTCGTCGAGCACAGTCAATCGGCCATACTGAACCACATTCTGCTTGCCAACAGCACCGTCCGTGCGATTCTAATGTGGAACGAAGCGCAGGCAAAGCGTAGCCAGGAAGGGGCAGAGGAGGACCAGTCGGAAGAAGCGCAGCTGAGCACGGCCATGCGGGTGATTGACATGGTCAAGGGAGAAACTACATACGAGAAGCTCTATCACTCTTGGATCACGCTGCAAACAAACGTAGATCAGCTGCTGGACGCACAGACGCGCAATGCCAAAAATGCGGCCGTCGCTCCGCCCGGACTGAAGCAGGTGATCGAGAAAAAGATGGGCATTATCCGGATGCACATGATGGGCAAACGTGTGAACTATGCCGCTCGTACCGTCATCACGCCCGATCCGAACATCGGCGTCGAGGAGATCGGTATACCGAAGCTGTTCGCGAAGAAGCTTACCTACCCGGTACCGGTGACACCGTGGAACGTAGCCGAACTACGCCAGTGGGTGCTGAACGGACCGGACGTTTATCCCGGTGCGAACCTGATCGAAGACTCGAACGGGCGCGTCAGTAAAATTTCTTCCTTCAACGTCACCCAGCGTCAATCGATGGCCAAAACGTTGCTCACGCCATCAACCGACGGTTCGGCGGACGATTCGATCAAGATTGTCCATCGGCACCTGCAGAACGGGGACATCCTGCTGCTTAACCGTCAACCAACGCTCCATCGGCCGAGTATTATGGCACATCGGGCTAAAATTTTGCCCGGTGAGAAGATTTTCCGGCTCCACTACTCCAACTGCAAATCGTACAACGCCGATTTCGATGGTGACGAGATGAACGCGCATTTGCCGCAGAATGAGGTGGCGAGAAGTGAGGCGTACGAGCTGGTTGCCGTACCGCATCAGTATCTCGTGCCGAAGGACGGTACACCGCTCGGTGGTCTCATCCAGGATCATATCGTGTCCGCGGTGAAGCTCTTCATTCGTGGCAAGTTCTTCAATAG GGAAGACTATCAGCAACTTGTGTTCCAAGCGTTGAGCAACCAAAAGGGAGACATTGAGCTGTTGCCACCGTCGATCCTGAAACCGGTGCGCCTGTGGTCTGGGAAGCAGATCATCTCGACCATCGTGAAGAACCTCACACCGAAGGGCTTACCGCACATCAACATGATTGGCAAATCGAAGCTCAACGAAAAG CATTGGCGTGTCCTTCCATCGCGCCCATGGCAGCACGGTGGCACACCACTGGAGGGCAGCGAGCTCTCGGAATCGGAAGTATGCATCCGGCAGGGTGAGCTGCTGTGTGGCATTCTCGATAAGAACCACTTCGGTGCGACACCGTACGGATTAATTCACTGTATGTACGAGCTGTACGGTGGCGTGTGCTCATCGGCTTTGTTGTCCTCGCTGTCGCGTCTCTTCACCTACTATCTCCAGTGGGAAGGGTTCACCCTTGGAGTGCACGATATTCTAGTACAGGCGAAGGCTAACCGCAAGCGCTCAAAGATTATTGCCGAGTGCCGCGCGGTGGCAGGCGTAGAAGCGACAGCTGCAGCACTCGAGCTACCGGCCGATACCCCTCCGGAGGAGCTGGCTAAACGATTAACGGAAGCGTACGCCAAAAATCCCAAATTCCGTTCGATTCTCGATCGAAAGTATAAATCGGTGCTCGATAAGTACACGAATCAGATCAATAA TGTGTGCCTTCCGCAGGGATTGATCAGCAAGTTCCCGGCCAACAATCTGCAGCTAATGGTACAATCCGGTGCCAAGGGTTCGACCGTTAACACGATGCAGATCTCGTGCTTGCTCGGGCAGATTGAGCTCGAAGGTAAGCGGCCACCGCTCATGATGTCCGGCCGTTCGTTACCGAGCTTCGCGTACTACGAAACATCGCCCAAATCGGGCGGCTTCATCGATGGGCGCTTCATGACGGGCATTCAGCCGCAGGATTTCTTCTTTCACTGTATGGCCGGTCGCGAAGGGTTGATCGATACGGCAGTCAAGACGTCTCGGTCCGGGTATCTGCAGCGGTGCCTGGTAAAACATCTCGAGGGTCTGTCCGTACAGTACGACATGACGGTGCGCGATAGCGATGGTAGCGTGGTACAGTTCATGTACGGTGAGGATGGACTAGACATTGCCAAGGCCCAGTTCGTTGGTAATGGCAAGCAGTTATCCTTCCTCGATCTAAATCGGGATGTGATTGTACGCAAGGAGCTACAGGAACGGCTAGCTAACGCCGAGTACGAAGATCCGTTACATGCCGCCTTGAAGAAGCACATGAAGCGTATGAAGCGCTGGAAAAAAGCAAATGGTGGTACAAAGGCAATGACGCAGAAAAGGCGAACCTCTGCGTTCGTTGCGTTTTCTGCCGCGAAAACAGACGAAGTACGGAAAGAAATGGCCAAACCAGACAAGTTAAAATCCTCTTCTGGGCGTACCAAGCTGACTGAGAAACTGGCAAAACGTTGGGTAAAGTGCGATCCCGCGATAAAGCGAGAGTTTGTAAAGCAAACGGAACACTGTCCGGATCCACTGCCGGCTGTGTACAGACCCGATGCTCATTTCGGTGTACTGTCCGAGCGGCTCGAGGAGCTGGTGCACTCGTACAAGCGTACCGAGCGACCGCTGCACGATATCGATGAGCTGATGCAGATCAAGGGTAGTTTTTCGCTTGTTGCACCCGGTGAACCGGTGGGTATTCTGGCTGCCCAGTCCGTCGGGGAGCCCTCAACGCAGATGACATTGAATACGTTCCACTTTGCCGGTCGTGGTGACATGAACGTAACGCTCGGTATTCCTCGGTTGCGGGAAATCTTGATGCTCGCCTCGAGCAACATCAAAACCCCATCGATGGAGATACCGTTCCTGCCGCACCGCAAACCGGAACGATTAAAGGCAATCGCGGAAAAGCTTCGTAAATCGTTAAACCGCGTCACGGTGGCAGATGTATTGGAGA ATATTCACATTAAGTCGCGATTGGTGCTGCGTCCGACACGTGGAATGAAGCATGTGATACGCTTCAACTTTCTGCCACCGGATGCGTACTCTCACGATTACCGAGTGACACCGCAGGAAATTTTGCGCCACATGTCACGTCGCTTCTTTACGGCCATGTTCCGTGAGATCCGGAAAGCAGAAATGTCCAAGAACGTATT GATCGAGGAAGAGGTGGTCACGAAGACGCGTAGCAAGAACACAGGAGGAGACGACGAGAATGAGGAAGGTATGCGAATGGATGACCCGGAAGCAGATGGTGACGGTGTTCGTAGTGGACGCGGTGGTAAAAAGAACGACGTGGACAGCGACTCGGACGATAGCGATGCCGCCGGGGACGATGCGGATGCGTCGGAATCGAAAATCAAAGGCAAAAAATCGGACGAACATGggtacgacgatgacgaaggaaTTGGCGCTGACAATGAAGACGACAatggcgctggcggtggcgtaAACTCCGACGACAGCGATCTGGATGCATCGGACAACGAGCAGGAAGGCATGCAAGCATCTGCAAAGTCGGCTGCGCCAAGCACACTCGAGGCGGACATAGATGATGTCGAGGAGGGTGCTGACCTATTTGGACCACAGCAACCATCAGAGGTCAAAGAACGGCAGGGAATGATGACCGAGGCGGAAGAGGTCGCTCACGCCCGTCGATCGAACGAGCAGGTAACGATGTACACGTACGATCAGAAGGAGTACCGCTGGTGTCAGCTCGAGCTGCACATGCCGCTGAAACTGAAGGAGGTTGACTTCTCGAAGATTTTCCATGAAATCGCCGCCAAGAGTGTCGTCTGGGAGGTACCGAGAATCAAGCGGGCAATCACTTACATGCAAAATGATCGGCTGTACCTGAAGACGGACGGGATTAACATTTCCGCAATGGCTAAGCACGCCAAACTGCTGGACCTGAACCGGTTGTACATGAACGATATACACGGGATGGCGGCACGGTATGGTATCGAGGCGGCGTCGCGAGTGATCGTGAAGGAAATCCAGAACGTGTTCAGCGTGTATGGCATAACGATCGATCCGCGCCATCTGCTACTGATAGCTGACTACATGACCAGTGACGGCAAGTTCCAGGCCATGAGCCGTACCGGTATGGCAAACTCTGCATCGCCGCTGCAACAGATGTCGTTCGAATCGTCGCTCAAGTTCCTCAAGAGCGCCATGCTGAAGGGCATGTGCGATCGGCTGGAGTCACCGTCCTCCCGGCTCATGGTGGGTCAACCGTGCAAGAGTGGTACGGGTGCCTTCACTCTGTACTCGTCCGCTCTGAAACAGTCCAGCGGGGCCTAG